The sequence CTGGCACATGAACGGTATGACCACTTTGATGAGAGCCGGAGGGAGGCCGAGCGACGCGCTGAGGAAGAGGAGGATGTCAAGTCGCTGGGGGCTATAACCAAGACGATCCAGCACACAGCGCGTAACGCGAAGAAGCCAAAAGCTAAATGAGCATGTCAAAAGGATTGGACAACCACTGCACCCAACCGGATCGACATTGCTTAGCATTGTCGCTTTCTCAAACTGAATCTGCGATATGAAACATCTACCGAAAGGCTGGGCCGTCCAGCCTCTCAGCAGGTTAGTTACACAGCCGACTTCCGGTGTGAGCGTGCAAGGGGAGGAGGGTCCGCCTCAAACCGGCAAACCTGGCGTCCTACGTCTCAGTTGTGTCACTGCTGGGCGGTTCAATCCTCATGATGTTAAAACCCCGCTAGTCTCAGAGGTGACCCGCCTTGCCACCTTCGCTGAACGAAACTCGATTCTAATAAGCAGAAGCAACACACCTCCTCTCGTTGGTGCCTGTGCCTACGTACCAAAAGATTTTCAGGATGCGTTTTTGCCAGATACCCTGTGGTTGCTACGTCCGAACGATGTGACAACAGTCTGCATGCGATGGCTCTCCTTCGTGCTGCTCTCCTCACCGTATCGACTTTCTTTGCAGCGCATCGCTTCAGGAACCAGCGAGAGCATGAAGAAGATTCAGAAGGGGGCCTTTCTCAAGCTCAAGATCGCCGTCCCCCCACTCCCTGAACAACGCAAGATCGCCGAGATCCTGACCACCTGGGACGAGGCCTTGGAGAAGCTCGACGCCCTCATCGCCGCCCAGGAGCGCCGCAAGAAATCCCTCATGCAGCAGCTGTTTACGGGGAAGACGCGGTTGAAAGGTTTTGATCAATCCAGTGGCCGTACTCACGGTGATAAATTTGGGATCTATCCGATCGATTGGAAGAGAATACAGCTCGGTGAAGTAACCCGAGAAGTTTTCGAACGCAACACGGGCGGCGCAGACTTTCCTGTGCTCTCTTGCACTAAGCATCACGGGCTTGTTCTTTCCCAAAATTACTTTGGCAAGCGTGTTCACGCGGAAGACACAAGCAGCTACCGCATGGTAAGGAGGGGTGAATTCGCCTATGCCACGAACCACATCGAAGAAGGATCTATCGGTTTCCAAGATGTCTGCGACGCTGGGCTCGTCAGCCCGATCTACACCGTCTTCAGAACTGTGGACGGCGTCAATGACCGCTATCTCTTCCGTCTGCTGAAGAGCACGCTGCTCATTCATCACTACCGGATCA comes from Verrucomicrobiales bacterium and encodes:
- a CDS encoding restriction endonuclease subunit S; this encodes MTRLATFAERNSILISRSNTPPLVGACAYVPKDFQDAFLPDTLWLLRPNDVTTVCMRWLSFVLLSSPYRLSLQRIASGTSESMKKIQKGAFLKLKIAVPPLPEQRKIAEILTTWDEALEKLDALIAAQERRKKSLMQQLFTGKTRLKGFDQSSGRTHGDKFGIYPIDWKRIQLGEVTREVFERNTGGADFPVLSCTKHHGLVLSQNYFGKRVHAEDTSSYRMVRRGEFAYATNHIEEGSIGFQDVCDAGLVSPIYTVFRTVDGVNDRYLFRLLKSTLLIHHYRINTSASVDRRGSLRYQEFAQISVWMPQKPEQIAIAKFFDIVDQTLALLRNQRSSLEQQKRGLMQKLLTGKLRTIQYKNDQPR